From one Nocardioides scoriae genomic stretch:
- a CDS encoding tripartite tricarboxylate transporter TctB family protein gives MSEQLQSPPQVSTGTRVVDTAQYVMAAFLAVVGGYVVHNGTQLRGGMSADFLPPSTFAYVIGGVLLVLAVLLAVATARGDVAEAEEGEDVDLSDGTDVRTLLLLVAVLAVNVFFIETLGWAISGAILFTGAAWVLGSRHWVRDVAIGVALSVGTFYAFYVGLGVPLPAGLLNGVL, from the coding sequence ATGTCCGAGCAGCTCCAGTCCCCACCGCAGGTGTCCACCGGCACCCGCGTCGTGGACACCGCGCAGTACGTCATGGCGGCCTTCCTCGCCGTCGTCGGCGGCTACGTCGTCCACAACGGCACCCAGCTCCGCGGCGGCATGTCCGCGGACTTCCTGCCCCCGTCCACCTTCGCCTACGTCATCGGCGGCGTGCTGCTGGTCCTGGCCGTGCTGCTCGCGGTCGCCACCGCCCGCGGCGACGTGGCCGAGGCCGAGGAGGGCGAGGACGTCGACCTCAGCGACGGCACCGACGTGCGCACGCTGCTGCTGCTCGTCGCCGTGCTCGCGGTCAACGTGTTCTTCATCGAGACCCTCGGCTGGGCCATCAGCGGCGCCATCCTGTTCACCGGCGCCGCCTGGGTCCTCGGGAGCCGTCACTGGGTCCGCGACGTCGCCATCGGCGTCGCGCTCTCGGTCGGCACCTTCTACGCCTTCTACGTCGGCCTGGGCGTCCCGCTCCCCGCCGGCCTCCTGAACGGAGTCCTGTGA
- a CDS encoding Bug family tripartite tricarboxylate transporter substrate binding protein, producing MTVTLFPRRSQTTRRGLRAALATVSVVSLAALTACGGVTSSGGGDASGDLADQRLRMMIPNAAGGGYDLTGRAAVKVMEDDDITGRFEVSNVEGASGTVAMQRLLNEKGSDDLLMTMGLGVVGAVYTNKSDATVDKAVPIARLIEEQEAILVPKDSPFKTVDDFVEAWKADPDKVIVGGGSAPGGPDHLFPMQLADTVGVTPKDVAYVEYDGGGPLTTALLGSKIDVGMSGLGEFEGQIADGSLRVLAVSGDERLETVDAPTLSEEDIDLVFTNWRGVLAPPGIDDATREAYVKAFEEMHDTQAWKDTLEKNGWADNFATGEEFESFLDEQNDRVRTTLTDLGLA from the coding sequence ATGACCGTCACCCTGTTCCCCCGCCGCTCCCAGACCACCCGTCGTGGCCTGCGCGCCGCCCTGGCCACCGTCAGCGTCGTCTCGCTGGCCGCCCTGACCGCGTGCGGCGGTGTCACCTCGTCCGGTGGCGGCGACGCGAGCGGCGACCTGGCCGACCAGCGCCTGCGCATGATGATCCCCAACGCCGCCGGCGGCGGCTACGACCTCACCGGCCGCGCCGCGGTCAAGGTGATGGAGGACGACGACATCACCGGCCGCTTCGAGGTCAGCAACGTCGAGGGCGCGAGCGGCACCGTCGCGATGCAGCGGCTGCTCAACGAGAAGGGCTCCGACGACCTGCTCATGACCATGGGCCTGGGCGTCGTCGGCGCCGTCTACACCAACAAGTCCGACGCCACCGTCGACAAGGCCGTGCCGATCGCCCGCCTCATCGAGGAGCAGGAGGCGATCCTGGTCCCCAAGGACTCCCCCTTCAAGACCGTCGACGACTTCGTCGAGGCCTGGAAGGCCGACCCCGACAAGGTCATCGTCGGCGGTGGCTCGGCCCCCGGTGGTCCCGACCACCTGTTCCCGATGCAGCTGGCCGACACCGTGGGCGTCACCCCCAAGGACGTCGCGTACGTCGAGTACGACGGTGGCGGCCCGCTGACCACCGCGCTGCTGGGCTCCAAGATCGACGTCGGCATGTCCGGCCTGGGCGAGTTCGAGGGCCAGATCGCCGACGGCTCGCTGCGCGTGCTCGCGGTCTCGGGCGACGAGCGCCTCGAGACCGTCGACGCCCCGACCCTGTCGGAGGAGGACATCGACCTGGTCTTCACCAACTGGCGCGGCGTGCTGGCTCCCCCCGGCATCGACGACGCCACCCGCGAGGCCTACGTGAAGGCCTTCGAGGAGATGCACGACACCCAGGCCTGGAAGGACACGCTCGAGAAGAACGGCTGGGCCGACAACTTCGCCACCGGCGAGGAGTTCGAGTCCTTCCTCGACGAGCAGAACGACCGCGTCCGCACCACGCTCACCGACCTCGGTCTGGCCTGA
- the glmM gene encoding phosphoglucosamine mutase, whose protein sequence is MTRLFGTDGVRGLANGDLTAELALDLSVSAAHILAERGTFEGHRPVAVVGRDTRISGQFLEAAVVAGLASAGVDVLLLGELPTPGVAWLTAELGADLGVVLSASHNAMPDNGIKFLARGGVKLDDRIEAAIEKRLREPWDRPTGGSVGRVTQHPTSVEQYAAHLVGTVRHPLAGLKVVLDCAHGAASAVGPVALRDAGAEVVAVCAEPDGLNINDGCGSTHLEVLQAAVLEHGADAGFALDGDADRCLAVDRHGEVVDGDQILAVLALAMREAGTLHDDTVVATVMSNLGFVQAMRAAGIGVRQTKVGDRYVLEAMKVLGFTLGGEQSGHVIMSQHATTGDGLLTALQVLDRMAATGQELHELAAVMTRLPQVLVNVPGVDKARADEDFVLAAAVADAEAELGDSGRVLLRPSGTEPLVRVMVEAPTAEQARSVADRLAGVVRDQLTL, encoded by the coding sequence ATGACACGCCTGTTCGGCACCGACGGGGTCAGGGGACTGGCCAACGGTGACCTGACCGCCGAGCTCGCGCTCGACCTGTCGGTCTCCGCCGCGCACATCCTGGCCGAGCGCGGCACCTTCGAGGGCCACCGCCCGGTCGCGGTGGTCGGGCGCGACACCCGGATCTCGGGCCAGTTCCTCGAGGCGGCCGTGGTCGCGGGCCTCGCCTCGGCGGGCGTGGACGTGCTGCTCCTCGGGGAGCTGCCGACCCCGGGCGTGGCCTGGCTGACCGCCGAGCTCGGCGCCGACCTCGGCGTGGTGCTCTCGGCCTCGCACAACGCGATGCCCGACAACGGCATCAAGTTCCTCGCCCGCGGCGGCGTCAAGCTCGACGACCGCATCGAGGCCGCCATCGAGAAGCGGCTGCGCGAGCCCTGGGACCGGCCGACCGGCGGGTCCGTCGGCCGCGTCACCCAGCACCCCACCTCCGTCGAGCAGTACGCCGCCCACCTGGTCGGCACCGTCCGGCACCCGCTGGCGGGCCTGAAGGTCGTGCTCGACTGCGCCCACGGCGCCGCCTCGGCCGTCGGCCCGGTCGCGCTGCGCGACGCCGGCGCCGAGGTGGTCGCCGTGTGCGCCGAGCCCGACGGCCTCAACATCAACGACGGCTGCGGCTCGACCCACCTCGAGGTCCTCCAGGCCGCGGTGCTCGAGCACGGCGCCGACGCGGGGTTCGCGCTCGACGGCGACGCCGACCGCTGCCTGGCCGTGGACCGCCACGGCGAGGTGGTCGACGGCGACCAGATCCTGGCCGTGCTCGCGCTGGCGATGCGCGAGGCCGGCACGCTGCACGACGACACGGTCGTCGCAACCGTGATGAGCAACCTCGGCTTCGTCCAGGCGATGAGGGCCGCCGGGATCGGCGTGCGCCAGACCAAGGTGGGGGACCGCTACGTCCTCGAGGCCATGAAGGTGCTCGGCTTCACGCTGGGCGGCGAGCAGTCGGGCCACGTCATCATGAGCCAGCACGCCACGACGGGTGACGGCCTGCTCACCGCGCTGCAGGTCCTCGACCGGATGGCCGCCACCGGCCAGGAGCTCCACGAGCTGGCCGCGGTGATGACGCGGCTGCCGCAGGTCCTGGTCAACGTGCCCGGCGTCGACAAGGCCCGCGCCGACGAGGACTTCGTGCTCGCCGCGGCGGTCGCCGACGCCGAGGCCGAGCTGGGCGACTCCGGCCGGGTGCTGCTGCGCCCCTCGGGCACCGAGCCGCTCGTGCGCGTCATGGTCGAGGCACCCACCGCCGAGCAGGCCCGCTCGGTGGCCGACCGTCTTGCCGGCGTGGTCCGCGACCAGCTGACCCTCTAG
- a CDS encoding class I SAM-dependent methyltransferase, producing MSEPRHTRWERIEDTLATPYVRTFTERLDAGEDVDGEARLADVLLPRRARVLDAGSGLGRVAEALRRRGHDVTAVEKDPALVAISRERFPEVPVVERDLVELVPGVLEAVGRPTAYDAVVAVGNVVVYLADDTEVEVLRRWRDLLVDGGCVLLGWHPVAGPEHSRDYPLALLREHAAQAGLVVEHVFGGYGLEPVGEDYVVAVLR from the coding sequence ATGAGCGAGCCCCGGCACACCCGCTGGGAGCGGATCGAGGACACCCTCGCGACGCCGTACGTCCGCACCTTCACCGAGCGGCTCGACGCCGGCGAGGACGTCGACGGCGAGGCCCGGCTGGCCGACGTGCTGCTCCCCCGCCGGGCGCGCGTGCTCGACGCCGGCTCCGGCCTCGGCCGGGTCGCCGAGGCGCTGCGACGGCGCGGCCACGACGTGACCGCGGTCGAGAAGGACCCGGCCCTGGTGGCGATCTCGCGCGAGCGCTTCCCCGAGGTGCCCGTGGTCGAGCGCGACCTGGTGGAGCTGGTGCCGGGCGTGCTGGAGGCGGTGGGCCGGCCCACGGCGTACGACGCGGTGGTGGCGGTGGGCAACGTCGTGGTCTACCTCGCCGACGACACCGAGGTCGAGGTGCTGCGGCGCTGGCGCGACCTGCTCGTCGACGGCGGGTGCGTGCTGCTCGGCTGGCACCCGGTGGCCGGCCCCGAGCACAGCCGCGACTACCCGCTGGCGCTGCTGCGCGAGCACGCCGCGCAGGCCGGGCTGGTGGTCGAGCACGTCTTCGGCGGCTACGGCCTGGAGCCGGTGGGCGAGGACTACGTCGTCGCCGTGCTGCGGTAG
- a CDS encoding tripartite tricarboxylate transporter permease, which produces MDLLLDGFATALTPTNLLFAVLGVLLGTAVGVLPGIGPAMTVALLLPVTYSVPADSALIMFAGIYYGGMYGGSTTSILLNTPGESSSVITALEGNKMAKNGRAAQALATAAIGSFVAGTIGTVLLIVLAPTVGPLVVQLGAPSYFAIMLLALLAVTVVLGSSKLRGFIALFLGLAIGLVGMTSGQPRMTFGFAELSDGIEIVVVAVAIFALGEALWVAAHLRRKPLEIIPVGQPWMSRADWGRSWKPWLRGTAFGFPFGALPAGGAEVPTFLSYVTERRLSKHPEEFGKGAIEGVAGPEAANNASAAGTLLPMLALGLPTTATAAVILVAFESYGLQPGPQFMSQNESLVWALLASLFVANTLLLVLNLPLAPVWAKLLQIPRPYLYAGILFFATLGAYAAGTSSFDLGLLLVLGVLGFAMRRFGIPVLPLIIGVILGPRLEEQLSEALEISRGSYSTLWGEPVAVAAYVVMAALVAGLVVARLRSRRNTTAPATEKDEVHA; this is translated from the coding sequence ATGGACCTGCTCCTCGACGGGTTCGCCACCGCGCTGACCCCCACCAACCTGCTCTTCGCCGTCCTGGGCGTGCTCCTCGGCACCGCCGTCGGCGTGCTCCCCGGCATCGGCCCGGCCATGACCGTGGCGCTGCTGCTGCCCGTGACCTACAGCGTCCCGGCCGACAGCGCGCTCATCATGTTCGCCGGCATCTACTACGGCGGCATGTACGGCGGCTCGACCACCTCGATCCTGCTCAACACCCCCGGTGAGTCCTCGTCGGTCATCACCGCCCTCGAGGGCAACAAGATGGCCAAGAACGGTCGCGCCGCCCAGGCGCTGGCGACCGCGGCCATCGGGTCCTTCGTCGCCGGCACCATCGGCACGGTCCTGCTGATCGTGCTCGCCCCCACGGTCGGTCCCCTGGTCGTCCAGCTCGGCGCCCCGTCGTACTTCGCGATCATGCTGCTGGCCCTGCTGGCCGTCACCGTCGTGCTCGGCTCCTCCAAGCTGCGCGGCTTCATCGCGCTGTTCCTCGGCCTGGCGATCGGCCTGGTCGGCATGACCAGCGGGCAGCCCCGGATGACCTTCGGCTTCGCCGAGCTCTCCGACGGCATCGAGATCGTCGTGGTCGCGGTCGCCATCTTCGCCCTGGGCGAGGCCCTGTGGGTCGCGGCCCACCTGCGCCGCAAGCCGCTGGAGATCATCCCCGTGGGCCAGCCCTGGATGAGCAGGGCCGACTGGGGCCGCTCCTGGAAGCCCTGGCTGCGCGGCACGGCGTTCGGCTTCCCCTTCGGCGCGCTGCCCGCCGGCGGTGCCGAGGTCCCGACGTTCCTGTCCTACGTCACCGAGCGTCGCCTCTCCAAGCACCCCGAGGAGTTCGGCAAGGGCGCCATCGAGGGCGTCGCCGGTCCCGAGGCCGCCAACAACGCCTCCGCCGCCGGCACCCTGCTCCCGATGCTCGCGCTGGGCCTGCCGACCACGGCCACCGCAGCGGTCATCCTGGTGGCCTTCGAGAGCTACGGCCTCCAGCCCGGCCCGCAGTTCATGTCGCAGAACGAGTCGCTGGTCTGGGCGCTGCTCGCCAGCCTGTTCGTCGCCAACACGCTGCTGCTGGTGCTCAACCTGCCGCTCGCGCCGGTCTGGGCCAAGCTGCTGCAGATCCCCCGGCCCTACCTGTACGCCGGCATCCTGTTCTTCGCCACGCTGGGCGCCTACGCCGCCGGCACGTCGTCGTTCGACCTCGGCCTGCTGCTCGTCCTGGGCGTGCTCGGCTTCGCGATGCGCCGCTTCGGGATCCCGGTGCTGCCGCTCATCATCGGCGTCATCCTCGGCCCCCGCCTCGAGGAGCAGCTCTCCGAGGCGCTCGAGATCTCCCGCGGCAGCTACTCCACGCTGTGGGGCGAGCCGGTCGCCGTCGCGGCGTACGTCGTGATGGCGGCGCTGGTCGCCGGCCTCGTCGTCGCCCGGCTCCGCTCGCGCAGGAACACCACCGCTCCGGCCACCGAGAAGGACGAGGTCCACGCATGA
- the rpsI gene encoding 30S ribosomal protein S9: MADADIETGEETYEVNEQGVAYSSESAPSADAPERPATIAPAAATGRRKEAVARVRIVPGTGKWTVNGRELDNYFPNKLHQQVVNEPFATTQLEGRFDVIARIHGGGITGQAGALRLGVARCLNAIDVEANRPELKKAGLLTRDARVIERKKAGLKKARKAPQFSKR; encoded by the coding sequence GTGGCTGACGCAGACATCGAGACCGGCGAGGAGACCTACGAGGTCAACGAGCAGGGTGTCGCCTACTCCTCCGAGAGCGCTCCCAGCGCCGACGCGCCCGAGCGCCCGGCGACCATCGCCCCCGCCGCGGCCACCGGCCGCCGCAAGGAGGCGGTCGCCCGCGTGCGGATCGTCCCCGGCACCGGCAAGTGGACCGTCAACGGTCGGGAGCTGGACAACTACTTCCCCAACAAGCTGCACCAGCAGGTCGTGAACGAGCCGTTCGCCACCACCCAGCTGGAGGGCCGCTTCGACGTGATCGCCCGCATCCACGGTGGCGGCATCACCGGTCAGGCCGGCGCCCTGCGCCTCGGCGTGGCCCGCTGCCTCAACGCGATCGACGTCGAGGCCAACCGCCCCGAGCTGAAGAAGGCCGGGCTGCTGACCCGCGACGCGCGCGTCATCGAGCGCAAGAAGGCCGGTCTGAAGAAGGCCCGCAAGGCGCCCCAGTTCAGCAAGCGCTGA
- a CDS encoding response regulator, translating to MTGPISVLVVDDDFMVASVHQRFVARTPGFEVVGSARTGAEALALVEELRPDLVLLDVHLPDISGLEVLARLRAEGRQTGVVMVTAERGADAVRTALHGGALQYLVKPFDHDDLAARLTQVAAALGELHAGPTDQDTIDRLFGTAAPASRAPTALPKGLSSETGQLVLEALRGGAELSAAEAGEQLGLSRVSARRYLEHFVTTGEAQVRLQYGGAGRPERRYRSTATT from the coding sequence GTGACCGGCCCGATCAGCGTGCTCGTCGTCGACGACGACTTCATGGTGGCCAGCGTGCACCAGCGCTTCGTCGCCCGGACCCCGGGCTTCGAGGTCGTGGGCAGTGCCCGCACCGGTGCCGAGGCGCTCGCCCTGGTCGAGGAGCTGCGGCCCGACCTGGTGCTGCTCGACGTGCACCTGCCCGACATCAGCGGTCTCGAGGTGCTGGCCCGGCTGCGCGCCGAGGGCCGCCAGACCGGCGTGGTGATGGTGACCGCCGAGCGCGGCGCCGACGCGGTCCGCACCGCGCTGCACGGCGGCGCCCTGCAGTACCTCGTCAAGCCCTTCGACCACGACGACCTGGCCGCGCGGCTGACCCAGGTCGCGGCGGCCCTGGGCGAGCTGCACGCCGGCCCCACCGACCAGGACACCATCGACCGGCTCTTCGGCACCGCCGCGCCCGCTTCCCGGGCCCCCACGGCGCTGCCCAAGGGGCTCAGCTCCGAGACCGGCCAGCTGGTCCTCGAGGCGCTGCGCGGCGGGGCCGAGCTGTCGGCGGCCGAGGCGGGGGAGCAGCTCGGGCTCTCGCGGGTCAGCGCGCGCCGCTACCTCGAGCACTTCGTCACCACGGGCGAGGCGCAGGTGCGGCTGCAGTACGGCGGCGCCGGTCGCCCCGAGCGCCGCTACCGCAGCACGGCGACGACGTAG
- a CDS encoding hemerythrin domain-containing protein has protein sequence MATMSMNTVIHAAVRRDLGRLERALDDLAPGDTARAAELARAWAHFREQLDHHHRSEHEVVWPALTSWGVDPALLAQMDAEHDLMAAALADADAAVGTLRGDASPRSRDHAREAVRRLHRVTADHLEHEERELEPLLLGGFEGSPEAAEMDRRLRAGGLGRAAVLMSWLADGAGPRESQALRELVPAPFRVLLIGVMGRGYRREVASVWR, from the coding sequence ATGGCCACGATGAGCATGAACACGGTGATCCACGCGGCCGTGCGCCGCGACCTCGGCCGCCTCGAGCGCGCCCTCGACGACCTGGCGCCCGGCGACACCGCCCGGGCGGCCGAGCTGGCCCGCGCCTGGGCCCACTTCCGCGAGCAGCTCGACCACCACCACCGCTCCGAGCACGAGGTCGTGTGGCCGGCGCTCACGTCGTGGGGCGTGGACCCGGCGCTGCTCGCCCAGATGGACGCCGAGCACGACCTGATGGCGGCCGCCCTCGCCGACGCCGACGCCGCGGTCGGGACGCTGCGCGGTGACGCGTCGCCACGGTCCCGCGACCACGCCCGGGAGGCCGTGCGGCGGCTGCACCGCGTCACCGCCGACCACCTCGAGCACGAGGAGCGCGAGCTCGAGCCGCTGCTGCTCGGCGGCTTCGAGGGCAGCCCCGAGGCCGCGGAGATGGACCGGCGGCTGCGGGCGGGCGGGCTCGGTCGCGCCGCGGTGCTGATGAGCTGGCTGGCCGACGGCGCCGGACCCCGGGAGAGCCAGGCGCTGCGCGAGCTGGTGCCGGCTCCCTTCCGCGTGCTCCTGATCGGCGTGATGGGCCGCGGCTACCGCCGCGAGGTCGCCAGCGTCTGGCGCTGA
- a CDS encoding universal stress protein, with the protein MSIVVAYTPDAYGEAALDHGAAEALQRDTALVVVNATKGDALVDPRYAHEDQIAAITSKLESAGLDVTVRHEVVPDVAQAVLEVARETEATMIVVGVRHRSPVGKALMGSVGQRILLDARCPVLAVKPDA; encoded by the coding sequence ATGAGCATCGTCGTCGCCTACACCCCCGACGCCTACGGAGAGGCGGCCCTCGACCACGGTGCCGCCGAGGCGCTGCAGCGCGACACCGCGCTGGTGGTCGTCAACGCCACCAAGGGCGACGCGCTGGTCGACCCCCGCTACGCCCACGAGGACCAGATCGCCGCGATCACGAGCAAGCTCGAGTCGGCCGGCCTCGACGTCACGGTGCGCCACGAGGTGGTGCCCGACGTCGCCCAGGCCGTGCTCGAGGTGGCCCGCGAGACCGAGGCGACCATGATCGTCGTCGGCGTCCGGCACCGCTCGCCGGTCGGCAAGGCCCTCATGGGCAGCGTCGGGCAGCGGATCCTGCTCGACGCCCGCTGCCCCGTGCTGGCGGTCAAGCCCGACGCCTGA
- a CDS encoding organic hydroperoxide resistance protein gives MTNTPEKIVYTARATVTGGRQGRATSEDGVLDLSLTAPKEIGGPGTGTNPEQLFAVGYGACFQGALGLVAKKHGVDASASTLEIAVGFGPEGDSYAITADIVATIPGVDDATAQELVEAAHEVCPYSKATRGNVPVTVVGKGA, from the coding sequence ATGACCAACACCCCCGAGAAGATCGTCTACACCGCCCGCGCCACCGTCACCGGCGGCCGCCAGGGTCGCGCGACCTCCGAGGACGGCGTGCTGGACCTCAGCCTGACCGCCCCCAAGGAGATCGGCGGTCCCGGCACCGGCACCAACCCCGAGCAGCTGTTCGCGGTCGGGTACGGCGCCTGCTTCCAGGGTGCGCTCGGCCTGGTCGCCAAGAAGCACGGCGTCGACGCCTCCGCGTCGACGCTGGAGATCGCCGTCGGGTTCGGCCCCGAGGGCGATTCGTACGCCATCACCGCTGACATCGTCGCCACCATCCCCGGCGTCGACGACGCGACGGCCCAGGAGCTGGTCGAGGCCGCCCACGAGGTGTGCCCCTACTCCAAGGCCACGCGGGGCAACGTCCCCGTGACGGTGGTGGGCAAGGGCGCCTGA
- a CDS encoding 5-methyltetrahydropteroyltriglutamate--homocysteine S-methyltransferase: MTDRTTPPFRADHVGSLLRPRPLLDARAEHAAGRLDDEGLRAAEDAAIADVVRLQADAGLRTVTDGEFRRTSWHMDFIHAIEGIHRTEEQLEVRMRNASEDRSFTSAGLVVDAPVRIEQPIFGEAFTHLRALAPAGTTAKLTIPSPSMVHYRGGRAAIDPSVYPDEDAFFDDLAAAYAQQLRMVADLGCTYLQLDDTSLAYLNDPAQRAAVTDRGGDADHQHERYIRTLNQALAGRPAGLSVTTHLCRGNYRSSWAASGGYDFVAEALFGGLDVDGFFLEYDDERSGGFEPLRFVPPGTQVVLGLVTTKSPVLESKDDLKRRIDDAARHVPLEQLSLSPQCGFSSTVEGNDLTLDDEVAKLRLVVEVAEEVWG; this comes from the coding sequence ATGACCGACCGCACCACACCCCCCTTCCGCGCCGACCACGTCGGCAGCCTGCTGCGGCCCCGCCCGCTGCTCGACGCGCGGGCGGAGCACGCGGCGGGCCGGCTCGACGACGAGGGGCTCCGCGCCGCCGAGGACGCGGCGATCGCGGACGTCGTGCGCCTGCAGGCCGACGCGGGGCTGCGGACGGTGACCGACGGGGAGTTCCGGCGCACGTCGTGGCACATGGACTTCATCCACGCCATCGAGGGCATCCACCGCACCGAGGAGCAGCTCGAGGTGCGGATGCGCAACGCCTCGGAGGACCGCTCCTTCACCTCGGCCGGCCTGGTCGTCGACGCCCCCGTGCGGATCGAGCAGCCGATCTTCGGCGAGGCCTTCACCCACCTGCGCGCGCTCGCCCCCGCGGGCACCACGGCCAAGCTGACGATCCCCTCGCCGAGCATGGTCCACTACCGCGGCGGCCGGGCCGCGATCGACCCGAGCGTCTATCCCGACGAGGACGCGTTCTTCGACGACCTCGCGGCGGCGTACGCCCAGCAGCTGCGGATGGTCGCCGACCTCGGCTGCACCTACCTCCAGCTCGACGACACCAGCCTGGCCTACCTCAACGACCCCGCCCAGCGCGCGGCCGTCACGGACCGGGGCGGCGACGCCGACCACCAGCACGAGCGCTACATCCGCACCCTCAACCAGGCCCTCGCCGGCCGTCCGGCCGGCCTGTCGGTGACCACCCACCTGTGCCGGGGCAACTACCGCTCCTCGTGGGCGGCCTCGGGCGGCTACGACTTCGTCGCGGAGGCGCTCTTCGGCGGCCTCGACGTCGACGGCTTCTTCCTGGAGTACGACGACGAGCGCTCCGGCGGCTTCGAGCCGCTGCGCTTCGTGCCCCCGGGCACGCAGGTCGTCCTCGGCCTGGTCACCACCAAGAGCCCGGTCCTGGAGTCCAAGGACGACCTCAAGCGCCGCATCGACGACGCCGCGCGGCACGTCCCCCTCGAGCAGCTCAGCCTCTCCCCCCAGTGCGGCTTCTCCTCCACCGTCGAGGGCAACGACCTCACCCTGGACGACGAGGTCGCCAAGCTCCGGCTCGTCGTCGAGGTCGCCGAGGAGGTCTGGGGCTAG
- a CDS encoding sensor histidine kinase → MVSVTSGRRRDPSLAAQVLVLQLAVVVGVLALVAVISLRQSGATFEEQAGARVRSVAEYVADSSQVRTKLEEVADPATGVAARDTANQLAPALESALSLARADEIDITDTSGEVLVSSDPLRLGGRADLAGSDVQQGRGWSGLRESGGRTVVAAHAPVLADDDGEEGELVGLVLVELEYPSVWERLTSSAADLALFLGLGTLLGVLGTYVVSQVVKRRTRGLGASEISRLADHREALLHSIREGVLAVGTDGRVTMVNDAALVLLRLEEDPVGRPLAELGLGDQVVSLLDGSAAADEDTVAVVADRALVFNRRTASSRGSRIGTVTTMRDRTELVSLQSQLSSNLSITDTLRAQTHEFSNQLHTISGLVQLEEYDEVRALVGTLARRRAETSDFVTARIQDLAVAALVLAKSSVADERGVCLELTEDSALPALAPGDSADLTTVLGNLVDNAVDACSGREDAEVTVSLQAGMSFLHVEVADNGPGVPEELREAIFVRGFSTKPEVLGGRGIGLPLVRLICAQRGGSIEVHQGRGAVFSVRLPRSVHPADPTPGPTPGPTPAPHPSHSSGRTA, encoded by the coding sequence GTGGTCAGCGTCACGTCGGGTCGACGCCGTGACCCGAGCCTCGCGGCGCAGGTGCTGGTGCTGCAGCTCGCGGTCGTCGTCGGGGTGCTCGCGCTCGTCGCGGTGATCTCGCTGCGCCAGTCCGGCGCGACCTTCGAGGAGCAGGCCGGCGCCCGGGTGCGCTCGGTCGCGGAGTACGTCGCCGACTCCAGCCAGGTGCGCACCAAGCTCGAGGAGGTCGCCGACCCGGCCACCGGCGTCGCCGCCCGCGACACGGCCAACCAGCTGGCGCCCGCGCTGGAGTCCGCGCTGAGCCTGGCCCGGGCCGACGAGATCGACATCACCGACACCAGCGGGGAGGTCCTGGTCAGCTCCGACCCGCTGCGCCTCGGTGGCCGCGCCGACCTCGCCGGCAGCGACGTGCAGCAGGGCCGCGGCTGGTCGGGGCTGCGCGAGTCCGGCGGCCGCACGGTCGTGGCCGCGCACGCGCCGGTCCTCGCCGACGACGACGGCGAGGAGGGCGAGCTGGTCGGCCTGGTCCTGGTCGAGCTGGAGTACCCCTCGGTGTGGGAGCGGCTGACCTCCAGCGCCGCCGACCTGGCGCTGTTCCTGGGCCTGGGCACGCTGCTGGGCGTGCTCGGCACCTACGTCGTCTCCCAGGTCGTCAAGCGCCGCACCCGCGGCCTGGGCGCCTCGGAGATCTCCCGGCTCGCCGACCACCGCGAGGCGCTGCTGCACAGCATCCGCGAGGGCGTGCTCGCCGTCGGCACCGACGGCCGCGTCACCATGGTCAACGACGCGGCGCTGGTGCTGCTGCGCCTCGAGGAGGACCCCGTGGGCCGGCCGCTCGCGGAGCTGGGCCTGGGCGACCAGGTGGTCTCGCTGCTCGACGGGTCGGCCGCCGCCGACGAGGACACCGTCGCCGTGGTCGCCGACCGCGCCCTGGTGTTCAACCGCCGCACGGCCTCGAGCCGCGGCAGCCGCATCGGCACCGTCACCACGATGCGCGACCGCACCGAGCTGGTCTCGCTGCAGAGCCAGCTGTCGTCCAACCTGTCGATCACCGACACCCTGCGGGCCCAGACCCACGAGTTCAGCAACCAGCTCCACACCATCTCGGGGCTGGTCCAGCTGGAGGAGTACGACGAGGTGCGCGCCCTGGTCGGCACGCTCGCGCGCCGGCGGGCCGAGACCTCCGACTTCGTGACCGCGCGGATCCAGGACCTGGCCGTGGCCGCGCTGGTGCTGGCCAAGTCGAGCGTGGCCGACGAGCGCGGCGTGTGCCTGGAGCTGACCGAGGACTCCGCCCTGCCCGCCCTGGCGCCCGGCGACTCCGCCGACCTGACCACCGTGCTCGGCAACCTGGTCGACAACGCCGTCGACGCCTGCAGCGGCCGCGAGGACGCCGAGGTGACGGTCTCGCTGCAGGCGGGGATGTCGTTCCTCCACGTCGAGGTCGCCGACAACGGGCCGGGCGTGCCCGAGGAGCTGCGCGAGGCGATCTTCGTGCGCGGGTTCTCCACCAAGCCCGAGGTGCTCGGCGGGCGCGGCATCGGGCTGCCGCTGGTGCGGCTGATCTGCGCGCAGCGGGGTGGGAGCATCGAGGTCCACCAGGGCCGGGGCGCGGTGTTCTCGGTGCGGCTGCCGCGCTCGGTCCACCCGGCCGACCCGACCCCAGGCCCGACCCCGGGCCCGACCCCTGCCCCGCACCCGTCCCACTCGTCCGGGAGGACCGCGTGA